In one window of Arachis ipaensis cultivar K30076 chromosome B06, Araip1.1, whole genome shotgun sequence DNA:
- the LOC107647839 gene encoding pre-mRNA-processing factor 39 isoform X1, which yields MGDSETVVAEAPAAETHAAAGFGDSASNPTQEAASTVAEPAAEAVTQANSAYALGYSNTGDGNAYAGDPNAMQPEAQTNSMEDSKQGTEAPSGLGSAATGSSQVNGGPVGAIANATGLENGNALGNTDGSADEKQLVDGYAAMSAEEDRLWNIVRANSSDFTAWTSLIEETEKVAEDNILKIRRVYDAFLAEFPLCYGYWKKYADHEARLGSVDKVVEVYERAVQGVTYSVDMWLHYCIFAIGTYGDPDTVRRLFERGLAYVGTDYLSFPLWDKYIEYEYMQQDWARLANIYTRILENPNQQLDRYFNSFKELAANRPLSELQTADEAAVVAGAASEAADQTVEGEVRPDGAENSPKPVSAGLTEAEELEKYIAIREEMYKKAKEFDSKIIGFETAIRRPYFHVRPLNVGELENWHNYLDFIEREGDLSKIVKLYERCVIACANYPEYWIRYILCMEASGSMDLANNVLARATQVFVKRQPEIHLFSARFKEQSGDIAGARAAYQLVHTEISPGLLEAIIKHANMEHRLGKLEDAFSLYEQAIAIEKGKEHSQTLPMLFAQFSRFVYLASGNAEKARQILVEGVENVMMSKPLLEALLHFEAIQPPPKRVDMNYLESLVVKFIMPNPESPGVVSAAEREELSSIFLEFLNLFGDVQSIKRCEDRHAKLFLPHRSMSELKKRHAEDFLASDKAKMARSYSVPSAAQSAVGAYPNAQNQWANYGVQPQAWPPATQAQQWPAGYTQPASYGAYAGYGANYPNSQVPASVPQNTAYGAYPAAYPVQPAVPQQSYAQPAAAVAPAAAVAPAQQPAAVPQAYYGSYY from the exons ATGGGAGATAGTGAAACAGTAGTTGCCGAAGCACCTGCAGCTGAGACACATGCTGCTGCTGGGTTTGGTGACTCTGCCTCAAACCCTACTCAGGAAGCAGCTTCTACTGTTGCTGAGCCTGCTGCAGAGGCTGTTACTCAAGCCAATTCAGCTTATGCCTTAGGTTATTCGAATACTGGCGACGGGAATGCTTATGCTGGGGATCCTAATGCTATGCAACCAGAAGCCCAAACCAATTCAATGGAGGATTCCAAGCAAGGTACTGAAGCTCCAAGTGGGCTTGGAAGTGCAGCTACAGGCTCAAGTCAAGTAAATGGTGGTCCAGTGGGTGCAATAGCAAATGCAACAGGACTTGAAAATGGGAATGCATTAGGGAACACTGATGGATCGGCTGATGAGAAACAGCTTGTGGATGGTTATG CTGCCATGTCTGCTGAAGAAGATCGACTGTGGAATATTGTAAGAGCTAATTCTTCAGATTTTACGGCTTGGACTTCCTTGATCGAAGAGACAGAGAAGGTGGCCGAG GATAACATTCTGAAGATTCGAAGAGTTTATGATGCTTTTCTAGCTGAGTTTCCCTTATGTTATGGTTATTGGAAGAAATATGCTGATCATGAGGCACGGCTTGGCTCTGTCGATAAAGTTGTTGAAGTTTATGAACGTGCTGTTCAAGGTGTTACCTATTCAGTGGATATGTGGTTGCATTATTGCATATTTGCTATAGGCACGTATGGGGATCCAGACACTGTGCGTAG GCTTTTTGAACGAGGATTAGCTTATGTTGGGACAGATtatctttcttttcctctttgGGACAAGTACATTGAATATGAGTACATGCAGCAAGACTGGGCCCGTCTTGCCAATATCTACACTAGAATATTAGAGAATCCAAATCAGCAACTGGATCGATATTTCAACAG CTTCAAGGAGTTAGCTGCAAATCGACCTCTTTCAGAGCTACAAACTGCTGATGAAGCTGCTGTAGTGGCAGGTGCTGCTTCAGAGGCTGCTGACCAAACTGTTGAGGGAGAGGTTCGTCCTGATGGTGCAGAAAATTCTCCTAAACCTGTAAGTGCTGGATTAACAGAAGCAGAAGAGTTGGAGAAGTATATCGCCATTAGAGAAGAGATGTATAAGAAAGCTAAAGAGTTCGATTCTAAGATCATTGGTTTTGAAACAGCTATCAGGAGGCCATACTTTCATGTACGGCCACTCAATGTTGGAGAGCTTGAAAATTGGCATAATTATCTGGATTTTATAGAGAGGGAAGGTGACTTAAGCAAG ATTGTCAAGTTATATGAGCGGTGTGTCATTGCATGTGCCAATTACCCTGAGTACTGGATACGCTATATTTTGTGTATGGAAGCCAGTGGAAGTATGGATCTTGCAAATAATGTGCTTGCTCGGGCAACCCAAGTCTTTGTCAAG AGGCAACCTGAAATACATCTTTTTTCTGCTCGGTTTAAGGAGCAGTCTGGAGATATAGCTGGTGCTAGAGCTGCCTATCAACTTGTTCATACTGAAATTTCTCCTGGTCTTCTTGAAGCGATAATCAAGCACGCGAATATGGAACATCGACTG GGAAAGTTGGAGGATGCCTTCTCTTTGTATGAACAAGCCATTGCCATTGAAAAGGGAAAAGAACATTCCCAAACATTGCCGATGCTGTTTGCTCAATTTTCTCGATTCGTCTATTTG GCTTCTGGGAATGCAGAAAAGGCAAGACAGATTCTAGTTGAAGGGGTTGAGAATGTTATGATGTCGAAACCGCTACTTGAG GCTTTATTGCATTTTGAGGCTATTCAGCCCCCACCAAAGCGAGTTGATATGAACTATTTGGAGTCATTGGTAGTCAAATTTATAATGCCTAACCCTGAGAGTCCTGGTGTTGTAAGTGCAGCTGAGCGGGAGGAACTTTCTAGCATTTTTTTGGAG TTTTTGAATCTCTTTGGAGATGTCCAATCTATCAAGAGGTGTGAGGATAGGCATGCCAAATTGTTCTTGCCACACAGGAGCATGTCAGAGTTAAAAAAACGTCATGCTGAGGACTTTTTAGCTTCAGATAAAGCAAAAATGGCAAGATCTTATTCTGTTCCATCAGCTGCTCAATCTGCAGTGGGTGCATATCCAAATGCACAGAATCAGTGGGCTAATTATGGTGTACAACCTCAAGCTTGGCCACCAGCCACACAGGCACAACAGTGGCCTGCTGGCTACACTCAGCCG GCTTCATATGGGGCTTATGCTGGATATGGAGCTAACTATCCAAATTCTCAGGTGCCTGCATCAGTTCCACAAAATACTGCTTATGGAGCCTATCCAGCAGCATATCCGGTACAG CCAGCCGTTCCCCAGCAAAGTTATGCACAACCTGCAGCGGCTGTGGCTCCTGCAGCGGCTGTGGCTCCTGCACAGCAACCTGCTGCAGTTCCTCAAGCCTATTACGGGAGTTATTACTGA
- the LOC107647839 gene encoding pre-mRNA-processing factor 39 isoform X3 gives MQQDWARLANIYTRILENPNQQLDRYFNSFKELAANRPLSELQTADEAAVVAGAASEAADQTVEGEVRPDGAENSPKPVSAGLTEAEELEKYIAIREEMYKKAKEFDSKIIGFETAIRRPYFHVRPLNVGELENWHNYLDFIEREGDLSKIVKLYERCVIACANYPEYWIRYILCMEASGSMDLANNVLARATQVFVKRQPEIHLFSARFKEQSGDIAGARAAYQLVHTEISPGLLEAIIKHANMEHRLGKLEDAFSLYEQAIAIEKGKEHSQTLPMLFAQFSRFVYLASGNAEKARQILVEGVENVMMSKPLLEALLHFEAIQPPPKRVDMNYLESLVVKFIMPNPESPGVVSAAEREELSSIFLEFLNLFGDVQSIKRCEDRHAKLFLPHRSMSELKKRHAEDFLASDKAKMARSYSVPSAAQSAVGAYPNAQNQWANYGVQPQAWPPATQAQQWPAGYTQPASYGAYAGYGANYPNSQVPASVPQNTAYGAYPAAYPVQPAVPQQSYAQPAAAVAPAAAVAPAQQPAAVPQAYYGSYY, from the exons ATGCAGCAAGACTGGGCCCGTCTTGCCAATATCTACACTAGAATATTAGAGAATCCAAATCAGCAACTGGATCGATATTTCAACAG CTTCAAGGAGTTAGCTGCAAATCGACCTCTTTCAGAGCTACAAACTGCTGATGAAGCTGCTGTAGTGGCAGGTGCTGCTTCAGAGGCTGCTGACCAAACTGTTGAGGGAGAGGTTCGTCCTGATGGTGCAGAAAATTCTCCTAAACCTGTAAGTGCTGGATTAACAGAAGCAGAAGAGTTGGAGAAGTATATCGCCATTAGAGAAGAGATGTATAAGAAAGCTAAAGAGTTCGATTCTAAGATCATTGGTTTTGAAACAGCTATCAGGAGGCCATACTTTCATGTACGGCCACTCAATGTTGGAGAGCTTGAAAATTGGCATAATTATCTGGATTTTATAGAGAGGGAAGGTGACTTAAGCAAG ATTGTCAAGTTATATGAGCGGTGTGTCATTGCATGTGCCAATTACCCTGAGTACTGGATACGCTATATTTTGTGTATGGAAGCCAGTGGAAGTATGGATCTTGCAAATAATGTGCTTGCTCGGGCAACCCAAGTCTTTGTCAAG AGGCAACCTGAAATACATCTTTTTTCTGCTCGGTTTAAGGAGCAGTCTGGAGATATAGCTGGTGCTAGAGCTGCCTATCAACTTGTTCATACTGAAATTTCTCCTGGTCTTCTTGAAGCGATAATCAAGCACGCGAATATGGAACATCGACTG GGAAAGTTGGAGGATGCCTTCTCTTTGTATGAACAAGCCATTGCCATTGAAAAGGGAAAAGAACATTCCCAAACATTGCCGATGCTGTTTGCTCAATTTTCTCGATTCGTCTATTTG GCTTCTGGGAATGCAGAAAAGGCAAGACAGATTCTAGTTGAAGGGGTTGAGAATGTTATGATGTCGAAACCGCTACTTGAG GCTTTATTGCATTTTGAGGCTATTCAGCCCCCACCAAAGCGAGTTGATATGAACTATTTGGAGTCATTGGTAGTCAAATTTATAATGCCTAACCCTGAGAGTCCTGGTGTTGTAAGTGCAGCTGAGCGGGAGGAACTTTCTAGCATTTTTTTGGAG TTTTTGAATCTCTTTGGAGATGTCCAATCTATCAAGAGGTGTGAGGATAGGCATGCCAAATTGTTCTTGCCACACAGGAGCATGTCAGAGTTAAAAAAACGTCATGCTGAGGACTTTTTAGCTTCAGATAAAGCAAAAATGGCAAGATCTTATTCTGTTCCATCAGCTGCTCAATCTGCAGTGGGTGCATATCCAAATGCACAGAATCAGTGGGCTAATTATGGTGTACAACCTCAAGCTTGGCCACCAGCCACACAGGCACAACAGTGGCCTGCTGGCTACACTCAGCCG GCTTCATATGGGGCTTATGCTGGATATGGAGCTAACTATCCAAATTCTCAGGTGCCTGCATCAGTTCCACAAAATACTGCTTATGGAGCCTATCCAGCAGCATATCCGGTACAG CCAGCCGTTCCCCAGCAAAGTTATGCACAACCTGCAGCGGCTGTGGCTCCTGCAGCGGCTGTGGCTCCTGCACAGCAACCTGCTGCAGTTCCTCAAGCCTATTACGGGAGTTATTACTGA
- the LOC107647839 gene encoding pre-mRNA-processing factor 39 isoform X2 has product MQRLDVLYDVTSDLFVPLNTSAAVSRIWMCINYLSFPLWDKYIEYEYMQQDWARLANIYTRILENPNQQLDRYFNSFKELAANRPLSELQTADEAAVVAGAASEAADQTVEGEVRPDGAENSPKPVSAGLTEAEELEKYIAIREEMYKKAKEFDSKIIGFETAIRRPYFHVRPLNVGELENWHNYLDFIEREGDLSKIVKLYERCVIACANYPEYWIRYILCMEASGSMDLANNVLARATQVFVKRQPEIHLFSARFKEQSGDIAGARAAYQLVHTEISPGLLEAIIKHANMEHRLGKLEDAFSLYEQAIAIEKGKEHSQTLPMLFAQFSRFVYLASGNAEKARQILVEGVENVMMSKPLLEALLHFEAIQPPPKRVDMNYLESLVVKFIMPNPESPGVVSAAEREELSSIFLEFLNLFGDVQSIKRCEDRHAKLFLPHRSMSELKKRHAEDFLASDKAKMARSYSVPSAAQSAVGAYPNAQNQWANYGVQPQAWPPATQAQQWPAGYTQPASYGAYAGYGANYPNSQVPASVPQNTAYGAYPAAYPVQPAVPQQSYAQPAAAVAPAAAVAPAQQPAAVPQAYYGSYY; this is encoded by the exons ATGCAGCGTTTGGATGTCTTATATGATGTTACGAGTGATTTGTTTGTCCCCTTGAACACTAGTGCTGCTGTCTCCCGTATATGGATGTGCATCA ATtatctttcttttcctctttgGGACAAGTACATTGAATATGAGTACATGCAGCAAGACTGGGCCCGTCTTGCCAATATCTACACTAGAATATTAGAGAATCCAAATCAGCAACTGGATCGATATTTCAACAG CTTCAAGGAGTTAGCTGCAAATCGACCTCTTTCAGAGCTACAAACTGCTGATGAAGCTGCTGTAGTGGCAGGTGCTGCTTCAGAGGCTGCTGACCAAACTGTTGAGGGAGAGGTTCGTCCTGATGGTGCAGAAAATTCTCCTAAACCTGTAAGTGCTGGATTAACAGAAGCAGAAGAGTTGGAGAAGTATATCGCCATTAGAGAAGAGATGTATAAGAAAGCTAAAGAGTTCGATTCTAAGATCATTGGTTTTGAAACAGCTATCAGGAGGCCATACTTTCATGTACGGCCACTCAATGTTGGAGAGCTTGAAAATTGGCATAATTATCTGGATTTTATAGAGAGGGAAGGTGACTTAAGCAAG ATTGTCAAGTTATATGAGCGGTGTGTCATTGCATGTGCCAATTACCCTGAGTACTGGATACGCTATATTTTGTGTATGGAAGCCAGTGGAAGTATGGATCTTGCAAATAATGTGCTTGCTCGGGCAACCCAAGTCTTTGTCAAG AGGCAACCTGAAATACATCTTTTTTCTGCTCGGTTTAAGGAGCAGTCTGGAGATATAGCTGGTGCTAGAGCTGCCTATCAACTTGTTCATACTGAAATTTCTCCTGGTCTTCTTGAAGCGATAATCAAGCACGCGAATATGGAACATCGACTG GGAAAGTTGGAGGATGCCTTCTCTTTGTATGAACAAGCCATTGCCATTGAAAAGGGAAAAGAACATTCCCAAACATTGCCGATGCTGTTTGCTCAATTTTCTCGATTCGTCTATTTG GCTTCTGGGAATGCAGAAAAGGCAAGACAGATTCTAGTTGAAGGGGTTGAGAATGTTATGATGTCGAAACCGCTACTTGAG GCTTTATTGCATTTTGAGGCTATTCAGCCCCCACCAAAGCGAGTTGATATGAACTATTTGGAGTCATTGGTAGTCAAATTTATAATGCCTAACCCTGAGAGTCCTGGTGTTGTAAGTGCAGCTGAGCGGGAGGAACTTTCTAGCATTTTTTTGGAG TTTTTGAATCTCTTTGGAGATGTCCAATCTATCAAGAGGTGTGAGGATAGGCATGCCAAATTGTTCTTGCCACACAGGAGCATGTCAGAGTTAAAAAAACGTCATGCTGAGGACTTTTTAGCTTCAGATAAAGCAAAAATGGCAAGATCTTATTCTGTTCCATCAGCTGCTCAATCTGCAGTGGGTGCATATCCAAATGCACAGAATCAGTGGGCTAATTATGGTGTACAACCTCAAGCTTGGCCACCAGCCACACAGGCACAACAGTGGCCTGCTGGCTACACTCAGCCG GCTTCATATGGGGCTTATGCTGGATATGGAGCTAACTATCCAAATTCTCAGGTGCCTGCATCAGTTCCACAAAATACTGCTTATGGAGCCTATCCAGCAGCATATCCGGTACAG CCAGCCGTTCCCCAGCAAAGTTATGCACAACCTGCAGCGGCTGTGGCTCCTGCAGCGGCTGTGGCTCCTGCACAGCAACCTGCTGCAGTTCCTCAAGCCTATTACGGGAGTTATTACTGA